Below is a window of Leishmania panamensis strain MHOM/PA/94/PSC-1 chromosome 30 sequence DNA.
TATAGTCCGCACCGGCCATGCTGGCCTCCTCGTAAGACGGAATGCGGGAAATCTGCATGCTTGGTGTTCTGCACGGGATGCGTTCAATTCTTTGTCTTCTTATTtactttgctgttgttgttgctgtctTGAAGTGAATCAGGTGAACAGTTTGGTTggtccttttttctctttcgttcttGTATTTGGCTATATGCGCACAGTGCGTGTCTGGGTGTCTGGGTGATTGGACTTTCTGGACTCGTACAATGGAAGCGCCACACAAATGCACAGGGCAGCAATAGGAGGTGGactgaaagagaagagggcactTACACCAAAGGCAAAGCGTCAAGGAGGGGGTCACTAACGTGGAAAGAGTGGGCACGAGAGTACACAGGCAACAACAGAACGCAGGGCTCAGCAGCGAGGAACAAGGTGAGAAGAAAGGaacggaaagaggagaagagggggttGCACCTTTCGGGGAGGGTAGAACAAGAGCACAGTAAGTTGCAGAAGGTAAGAAGAAAGAAATGCTGAGAGGCAGGGGTCGAGACGGGGTTGGGGGGctcaaggaaaaaaaaaaataaggaTCTGAAAAAGCGAAGAGCTGCTTAGAATGATGGTAAAGgcaagggaagggaggggaggggagccgAGGGATACGGTTGGGCAAAGATAACTGCAGAAACCAAGATATACAGTGCACGTGGGAATCGAGTACATGCGTGTGGAACCACCCAGGAAAAGCAAGCACGTGTAGAaatgagagaggagagcgcgtCAGGGGATCCGAAAGCACAGGAGAAGAGTAAATGAGTTTGGCATACTCATATGAGCGTAGCGGTTAGTCATCGAGTTTGCACCCGCAAAAACTAGACAGCACTACACGCAGGGCACCTGCGTAGGtaaggagggagggatgcacgggggcgggggggggtggcgcttTCCAAGACATCAACCACCGCACGGACATATGCGAACACGCATTGTGCCTCTCAGGTATGACAGGCACAatgtgtgtttcttcttccttggtctctctctctatagTGACCTTGGCAGCGCCAGATGACGCACAACTGTGTGGCTCATCCGAGCGGCCGTCACGGTCGCCCGGAGGCGCTTCTGTTTCGTTTGCGTTTGTCTTGGCTTTACCGTGCGGGTTGTTTTTTGTCTGTAAGAAGTGGTGGGCGTGTCCGTCTACGCCCAGACGAGACAAAGAAAAGATAAAAAAGACAacgcgagagaagaggaagagaaaaaagactTCAGAAACACAACGTCTCCCTACAAATGCCCGGGCGAGGACGCCTTTTTCCATGAACGAGAGGTACGCATACGTTAGACACTTGGCTGTCTAGAGTGGCAGTGGAGCACCAGAGTGGTCCtcgagcggcggcggctcggATCGCGTGTTCGCCTCCGCTGTCGTCGGCGCCGTCAAGGAGAGTGtaactgccgctgcgcctggatgagtggtgctgctcgcggTCAAGTAGCCGCCAAAATGGGTCTGCGTCAGGAACATGTCGTGGCTTTGGTTTTTATACTTCGCCCATACGAGGCTCTTGTCGAGCAGCGCATGGATATCCGGGGTGCGCGCCTCATCCGGGACGGCGAGAAGCGCCTTAATGACCTTCACCAGAGCGGCGCGAATGGTCGCAGCACTCACgccagcagccgcgctgGCTGAGTCGGGCAGCCCCTCCTCCAGATACTTCAGCAGTGTCTCTGGAATATGGTCACGCAGTGCGTACTCGAGCACACGAGAGCGGCGAGTCGCATTGCTGAGAAACCCCTCCAGCGTCTGTAGTGCCTCCATCGTAAGCGCGGGGTACTGCTGAATCACATTCATGAGCGAGGGGAGCAAATCTGAGGAGCTGCTCATAGACTCGACGCACGCGGTAGAGCGACTCATCTCCCGAAGCCACTGCAGCGAAAGGCAGACAACTGCCTCGTTGGTGACGTGGTCCGCCGTCACGGGGGAGAGTTGCCGGTCAACCTTGCTGCCGTAGCCCAGCGACGCCATGTAGTCGCGAAGCCCCGGCGAATTGTTGAGCAAAATCTTCCCGGCCTTGGtgagcagctccagcacatTTATGtccggcacagcagcggtgccgctggagagGGTCGAGGTCGGTGCGGCTGCCTTGCTCGCCTCCTCAACAAAGCGatcgagcagcgcctgcaaAAACTCTTTCGGGTGGCGCACCGCCCAGCCGGGTTGCTGCACGTAGAGCTCCACGTACACACCACCCACCTGGAGACGGCGCAGATGACTACCGGTGGTGtcagcatcgccgctgttgctctcAACGCTACTTTTAATAGCGCCTACGCTGTCACCCGCTATGTCGCATGGCTTCCAGCACGCAAGTGCATCAGTGGAGAGGGCAGCGACAATTTGCCTGCGGCttacctgcagctgctgaaccaGCTCCTCCCTCTGAGTCTTGGTCCACAACAGTTCGGGATTTTCTTGCCGAGAGTCGAGCATGCGGCACGCCTGCTTCACATTGTCCTTCATCATCTCCAGAAACGCCGCTGGTAGGTACCTGGAGGAGCGGAGGAAAAGCTGCGGTCCGACTAGGCGATCATCGTAGCCCTTTGCTAAGCATCGACAGCACTCTtcgcgcaccttctcccgCGGAGAAGTGGCGTACAAGGACAACAAGAAGATGTAAAGCCCACGGTCAAGGCTCTGCTGCACGAGAGTGCGATGGGCGAGCATGAGCCAAATGAGCGCTAGGACCGCATCCGGCTCATCTGATGAAAAAGCAGACGTACTGTGTGCTTCGTCATAATGACCTAGAATTTGTTCCAACaagagcaccacagcagtCATCGCTGTCTCGACAGCTGAGAGCGCCTGAAGACAGGCGTCCGAGGAAAGAAACTTGGCCAACGCCTGCACAATATCCAGAAAAAGGGAGCTTCGCATGGATTCCTCGTTCCTTGCCACGGGAATGTCCGCCTTCGCCACGGCTAAAGAGGGAGTAAGGAGGGTAACCAGTGACCTCATCTGCTTTGACACAGTCGCGGAGAGTGCCTCGGTGTAGGCGCCGCTcagcagtcgcagcgacCGAGCCGCCAAAAGCGGGGCCTCCTTCAATGAACGCTCGTTCGACAAGGAGGTCGGCGCCCCGGCAGCGCTACCTGCGCCGCCCTCCTTGTTCGTCACGTTCGCCACTCTGTCAAGCAAGAAGACAAGCAGCGCCGTGAAGAAATCGACGGGGCTCTGGATAGGGTAGTTGGGTTGGGCAatgaagaggcgcagaaaaACGCCGCCGACGACCACCTCGCTCGCATGCAGGGAGTAGGTGAAGCCGGCCAGGCTCGTAGACAGAGAGGGCAAGTCGGTAGCACCGAAGGCGGCCTCGCGAAACGTCTTCGAGTTCCGCTGCAGTAGTTCCTCCAGCTCGGCACGGCATGAATTATTCCATAGAAAGTACGGCGTGTCAGAGTTGGAGTTTAACAGCATCAGCACCTCCGCTTCGTTGtcttgctgcagctccatctTGTAGAGAATAAAAGGGGTGAGGAGCCGTTGCAGGAGCTCATAAACCCCGACGTGCCGCGTCGCCTGGACATTGCCGTCGGCAATCACCTCCGCCGCATCTTCGTCACGAGCCACGCTCTCTACCCTGTCTtgcgcatcgctgccggcggGGTCGTCGGACACCATGGAACGGCGACGCGAAATACCAGAGAGGGCGTAGATGGCGTGCAGGGCAAATATGGCAGTGCGGTTAGCGAAGAGCTGCTTGTGATGCTCCTCATCAAGGCCCACGCCGGCCTTGTCGAGGGAGGCATCGTAGAAAAACAGCGGCTGAAGCAGGTGCCAGATGCTTCCGTAGGAAATGAGCTCCGACTGCATTTTCTGGCTGCGCGACTCGCTGGCGCACGCCCGCGTGCACGCCCGTGACAACTCCGGGGTCTGGTAGTAGGCTATACCCTTCGCTGTGAGATACGGAATCTGCTTCTCGCGCAGCATCTTGAGACGGCAATCCGGGAAGCGGGCACAGATGGAGAAGGTGAGCATGCAGTGCTTTGCAATTCGTACCTGCACGTCAGTGTCGTGCGAGTTTGGGGTGATGAGGTCGAAGCAGTAGGTGGCGAtgtcggcgaggaggtggattCCATTCTCCTCCTGTAACTCGTCGGCATTCAGGGGTGCGTTGCGGATAGTGAAGTAGCACAGCTCCGTAGCTGGGTCTAGGAGAACAACGTCCTTGTTCAGCGCATCCGGCGCGCGGAACTCCTTCTCGATGAGGTGCAACAGCAGGCTGTAGCCAGCGTACTTGTACTGACGAAGCGTGGCGCCGCATCGTTTGAAGAGAATGGATTGCgccttgagcagcagcgagatgTTGTACGGACTCGGCTCACTGGACTCCGCCGAATCGGTCGCCAAGAACTCGTAGGCGCGCTGGATCTGCTCAAAGACCTCTCGGCCGTTGGGGTTCTTGTCGGGGTGGTAACGCGCGGCGAGCTGGTAGTAGGCCTTACGCATCTCCTGCTTCGATGGATGTGGTTGTAGCTCCAGGAGCTTGTAACAGGCCTCCCGCGTCAGCAAAGAGGGCTGTTTGTTCAGTTCCGccttccactgctgcaggacatCTGTGAGGAAGCGCACCGCGTCTCGTACTGGCCAGTTCGGAAAGCGCAGTTCGTCGCAGAAGTGGCGAAGGTAGTATTGACTGCAGAAGAGCTCCCTCTGCAGAGATTCGTACTGCACCCCAACAATGGGACAGTACTGATAGATAGCGGTGTTGTTGCCCAGCAGTCGCGGCGTAAAATCCGCCACATGTGCGGCAGCCTTAGCTGCCAGGTACTGCCGCATGGCCGGGGACCAAATCGCCTCTGGATTATCGTACTCGCCGAGCAGCACGTCTGCGAAGGCGTCGGGGCCGTGATGAGTGAGGTAGCACACCATTGCCGGTGGTAGCAGTGGCGCCAAAATGCTGTCGCGCACCAGGTCgttcttcgccgccgcgtacTGGAACGACTGTCGATGGTGTGTCGCGGCAAGCAGACGGCACATGGGTAGCACGTCTGAGGCGGTGTAGAggcacgagaagaagaagacacCGGTCAGAAAGAAGTGGCCTACGAGCGGGTTCGCTTCCATCAGCGATAAAAGAAGTGTGTGCACCCGCGAGCACACACCGCTATCGAAGgtgagaagcagctgcaccagatGAGGAAGAATGGAAGGACTGCTGAGGAGCCGTTTCACTttcggctgcggctgcattATCGCACCCTCGTCATTCACCGATGGGTAATGCCTGCATAACAGAAGAAAGACATCTAGCACTGTGCACGTCACCTCCGTCAGCGTCAGGATAGCGGGTAAATCGGCGCTCAAGACCCcccagcgcagctgcgccacagtGCTGAACTCACGCCAGCCTGACATGCCCTGCGCCCACACCTTActcgtcgccgtcacctcGCCCTTCTTGTAGAGCTCCTTGAGCTCGGAAAAGGAAACGGGCCCGGCCTTGACGCCATTCCGGGTGTAATGCCATTCCTTCTCCTGCCCTTGCATCTCCTTGAGATTGCCAGCATACTCGATTGCGTTCGACACAGACTTCAGCTGTGGTCGATCgatgtgcaggtgcgccaccgtcaccagCTCCATCAGTGGCGCCAGTCCGTCGTGGTCGAGAAAGAGCTTGATGTTGTGGCGTGCCTTGAGTAAGtgggcgagcagcagcaacaggcgGTCTCGCATCATCGGGTCCGTTGTGTTCTgcagcatctgcagcagGAACGGCACATCGTGAAACTCACCAATGTCCTCAGCGTAGTGCgtgtacagcagcgccagcccgtGCAGGCATTCGAGCTTGCTCTTGGGATCCTGGACGAGCAGGAAGCGGTGGTACATATCGTTGAAGAACTCCCTCGGCCGTGCGATCACCGGATGCGCGTCTTCGAAGAGCAGGCGAGGGTAGTGTTGGCCAATCTTGAGCTCCGAATCAAGGCTGTGGTAGACAACCTCGAATTCGGTGTAGTTCCACGCAATGAGCTTCTCCCGACGCATATCGCTGTGCTGTCGAAACGCATCCAGCTCTGCCTGTACGGCAGCCTTGAGCTCTGCCCGAGTGGTGTGGTTCCAGATAAGGTCCGGTCGCAAGTGGTCCTGTTTCAACTGATAGAAGAACATGTTCCAGTTGATCGTTGGCGCCACCTTCACGTCGCGCACACGGTACCGCACGCGGCCTCCGTCGGCGACCGGGAGGTctgcagcggaggaagaagCCGCCCCTGTCGGCCCGTTGGCGGCGCTCCGGTTCGCCTCCAGTGTGACGTCGCACGGGTTGAACGACTTCTTGAACCAGCCTGTCTTCGACTCACGGAACAACGCCGTCATCTGAGTCACCTTTTTCTGTTCCTCCAGCTCCCACTCGCTTGGTggcgcctgctcctccgaCTGCAGAAAGCTTAAAAGGGTGAGAGGTACCATGCGTCGCAGGATATCTTGGGTCGGCACGTTGCTGTGTGCCCAGTACGCGATGAGCCGCCGCGCCAGGCTGCGAGGCTTCCTATTCGACGAGAAGGCCGCCGTATTGAACTGGGTAAGAATGCCGCCCTCCGACAaggccagctgctgcatgcgTGTAAACTGTGTCTTgtcgccctcctccatcacaaCCCGAATCAGCTGACCAGCGGTGTAGCGAATAATGTCGCATGTGTGGCTCAGTAAGTCAAACAGGTGTCGTCCCAGGATATCGACCAAGTCCCCCAAAAGGCGCTTGAAGTGCGCGGGGTCAGTCGTGGTACTGTACGGTGGGCAGAGCGCGAACTCGAAAAAGAACAGCAGCTCCAACACTAGCAGGGACGCGCTCTCGTTGGGGATGtggtcgcgcagcacctccatcagGCTGCGAATAAAGCCTTCTGCACTCAACAGCCGGTTTTTGTTAATGGACTCGTGCTCTATCTCGTAGTGGTTGTGGAACGGCGTCATGAGTGTATTCAAGAACTCGATCACGGCGAAGGAGATGGCTAGGTTGttcagccgcagcgcctgcacagaGTAGACGCCGACCGACTTGAACAGCGACGGAACCAGCGCAATTGAGCTGTACCCCACTCGTGACACGGAGAGGCGACCCAGTGCCTGAAATTGTTCCACAATAAAGTGCTGATGCACCGCGTCAAGCGtcacgccaccaccgccgccgttgtTGTCCTGCTTGGTCTTACTACTCGACGGTTTGACCCATGAAAAGTGCCCCAGTACTGCTTCGACGGCGTTGAAGATGAGCTTCTCACGATTTTCTGAGAAAAGCCCATCTCTGTTTTCGCTCCATGTCAGCCCTGTTCTCGGGACGTTGGTGTTGAAGAGCTCCAGCGACGCCATGAGACCAGCACCCACGCCGCCTCCTGTCAAGTCCGACGTGTCGCCTGCACCCGGAGCACCAGCGAGACGACCATCGACAAGCCCTTTCAAGAGCAGGCTCTCCACTTCCTCTGTGACGGGGGTATTGAGAGAGGAGAGTCGGTTGCGGCGCAAGAGTGGTCGCGACGTGACACACACGTTTCCGTCCCCGGCGCTGTAGCACGCTGTCAGCACATGCGCCAGAATCGTATCTCGAACGGGTGACTGATACGACTTCTTCACCAGGGAATCCTTGAAAAGAATTAGGAAG
It encodes the following:
- a CDS encoding endosomal trafficking protein RME-8, putative (TriTrypDB/GeneDB-style sysID: LpmP.30.2170) — protein: MSSSLAAGSVSLDHHSFTSCYTVTKHSWRGKYTRIFCVGPQGIATCDVRSLTKLTNYWPYTSSVRNIVADGVNSSLFLLIIQSNGNRAEELRFSCGSDAERVQLLTDVNRHRLLFDCNYRASLAVQVYGAMKYTINETLRPCTLRVTAIGVEQLCRIGDSTSSNAPAEGVAPASSPVPASATATSRGTGALPEYEKVGEYLFCSIRGITTIVDRPGSIVIAYGTEMKMHLYDVANVKPLIEAIYRNTTEYVGLPRYREMNVLQQTVFDSERLGIRRDALEAVEEFSVLKHSPKLHDATVRRLLSTTPIAIVERDPVTYNPISVHFLHSVFALVRCEDDDQRFLILFKDSLVKKSYQSPVRDTILAHVLTACYSAGDGNVCVTSRPLLRRNRLSSLNTPVTEEVESLLLKGLVDGRLAGAPGAGDTSDLTGGGVGAGLMASLELFNTNVPRTGLTWSENRDGLFSENREKLIFNAVEAVLGHFSWVKPSSSKTKQDNNGGGGGVTLDAVHQHFIVEQFQALGRLSVSRVGYSSIALVPSLFKSVGVYSVQALRLNNLAISFAVIEFLNTLMTPFHNHYEIEHESINKNRLLSAEGFIRSLMEVLRDHIPNESASLLVLELLFFFEFALCPPYSTTTDPAHFKRLLGDLVDILGRHLFDLLSHTCDIIRYTAGQLIRVVMEEGDKTQFTRMQQLALSEGGILTQFNTAAFSSNRKPRSLARRLIAYWAHSNVPTQDILRRMVPLTLLSFLQSEEQAPPSEWELEEQKKVTQMTALFRESKTGWFKKSFNPCDVTLEANRSAANGPTGAASSSAADLPVADGGRVRYRVRDVKVAPTINWNMFFYQLKQDHLRPDLIWNHTTRAELKAAVQAELDAFRQHSDMRREKLIAWNYTEFEVVYHSLDSELKIGQHYPRLLFEDAHPVIARPREFFNDMYHRFLLVQDPKSKLECLHGLALLYTHYAEDIGEFHDVPFLLQMLQNTTDPMMRDRLLLLLAHLLKARHNIKLFLDHDGLAPLMELVTVAHLHIDRPQLKSVSNAIEYAGNLKEMQGQEKEWHYTRNGVKAGPVSFSELKELYKKGEVTATSKVWAQGMSGWREFSTVAQLRWGVLSADLPAILTLTEVTCTVLDVFLLLCRHYPSVNDEGAIMQPQPKVKRLLSSPSILPHLVQLLLTFDSGVCSRVHTLLLSLMEANPLVGHFFLTGVFFFSCLYTASDVLPMCRLLAATHHRQSFQYAAAKNDLVRDSILAPLLPPAMVCYLTHHGPDAFADVLLGEYDNPEAIWSPAMRQYLAAKAAAHVADFTPRLLGNNTAIYQYCPIVGVQYESLQRELFCSQYYLRHFCDELRFPNWPVRDAVRFLTDVLQQWKAELNKQPSLLTREACYKLLELQPHPSKQEMRKAYYQLAARYHPDKNPNGREVFEQIQRAYEFLATDSAESSEPSPYNISLLLKAQSILFKRCGATLRQYKYAGYSLLLHLIEKEFRAPDALNKDVVLLDPATELCYFTIRNAPLNADELQEENGIHLLADIATYCFDLITPNSHDTDVQVRIAKHCMLTFSICARFPDCRLKMLREKQIPYLTAKGIAYYQTPELSRACTRACASESRSQKMQSELISYGSIWHLLQPLFFYDASLDKAGVGLDEEHHKQLFANRTAIFALHAIYALSGISRRRSMVSDDPAGSDAQDRVESVARDEDAAEVIADGNVQATRHVGVYELLQRLLTPFILYKMELQQDNEAEVLMLLNSNSDTPYFLWNNSCRAELEELLQRNSKTFREAAFGATDLPSLSTSLAGFTYSLHASEVVVGGVFLRLFIAQPNYPIQSPVDFFTALLVFLLDRVANVTNKEGGAGSAAGAPTSLSNERSLKEAPLLAARSLRLLSGAYTEALSATVSKQMRSLVTLLTPSLAVAKADIPVARNEESMRSSLFLDIVQALAKFLSSDACLQALSAVETAMTAVVLLLEQILGHYDEAHSTSAFSSDEPDAVLALIWLMLAHRTLVQQSLDRGLYIFLLSLYATSPREKVREECCRCLAKGYDDRLVGPQLFLRSSRYLPAAFLEMMKDNVKQACRMLDSRQENPELLWTKTQREELVQQLQVSRRQIVAALSTDALACWKPCDIAGDSVGAIKSSVESNSGDADTTGSHLRRLQVGGVYVELYVQQPGWAVRHPKEFLQALLDRFVEEASKAAAPTSTLSSGTAAVPDINVLELLTKAGKILLNNSPGLRDYMASLGYGSKVDRQLSPVTADHVTNEAVVCLSLQWLREMSRSTACVESMSSSSDLLPSLMNVIQQYPALTMEALQTLEGFLSNATRRSRVLEYALRDHIPETLLKYLEEGLPDSASAAAGVSAATIRAALVKVIKALLAVPDEARTPDIHALLDKSLVWAKYKNQSHDMFLTQTHFGGYLTASSTTHPGAAAVTLSLTAPTTAEANTRSEPPPLEDHSGAPLPL